Genomic window (Spirosoma sp. KCTC 42546):
ATTATCCCGGTTGAACATCGATAAAAACTATGAGACTGTTCAGCCCGGTTGCCTGGTTAGTACGAATCGGGGATCGTTTTTTGTCAGTATGAGTGCGGGTAAACTTACCGCCAACGGAAAGGATTATTTCGCCATTTCGGCCGCATCTCCCATTGCAGTGGCTTTGGCAGGGCGAAAGGTAGGTGATGTAGCAACGTTCAATAAAATGACCTATCAGGTACTGGACGTGTATTGACAGACTTTTCGACAGGATTGACAGGATTCACAAGATTTTTTCTGTGTTGTAATCTTGTGGATCCTGTAAATCCTGTCGAAAAACGTTAGAATACCCGCTCGCCACCGATCCAGGTTTGTTTCACTTTCGTCTGGCGAATTTTCTGATTCGGAACGGTCATAATGTCCTGGTCAAGCACCACGAAGTCAGCCTGTTTGCCTGGCGCGATACAGCCTCGTAGTTGATCTTCAAAGTTGGCATACGCGGCCCAGCGAGTCATGGCGAGTAGCGCCGACTTTCGATCAACAGCATTCTCCATTTGGTAGCCGCCTTCCGGAAAGTTTTTAGCATCCTGGCGAGCCACTGCCGAATGAAACCCAAATAAAGGATTAACCGCTTCTACCGGGAAGTCACTACCAAAGGCAATGAGGCTATTCTGTTTCATCAGATCATTAAACGCATAAGCTCCTTTTACGCGAATTGGCCCCAGCCTGTCGGCGGCCCAGTACATATCTGAGGTGGCATGTGTTGGCTGTACGGATGGAATAATTGAATACTGACCAAACTTCAAGACATCTTCGGGCGATACAACCTGGGCGTGCTCGATTCGCCACCGGCGGTCATTCTTGCCTTTTAGAAGCTTGCCATACAAATCGAGCATCAAATGGTTGGCAGAGTCACCAATGCAGTGGGTATTCGCCTGAAATTTAGACGCATAAAGGAGTTTTGTGACGCGTTCCAGCTCAGTGGGGGCAAGCAAGAGAAACCCTCCAGTTTCGGGGCGGTCGCTGTAAGGTTGGCGCAGGCAGGCTCCGCGTGAGCCTAAAGCGCCATCGGCATAGAGTTTAAATGCCCGAACAGTTAGTCGATCTGTCTGGAAAGGACCCCGTTTCAGGAAGTAATTCATGTTCGGTTCGCCGAGGCTAATCATCGCATAATCGCGAATCTTGAGTTTGCCGCTCTGTTGCAGGCTGTCGATCAGGTTGATTTCGTCGGGGCTAATGCCAGCATCGGATATAGTGGTAAGTCCCAGCGCAAAACAAGCCTTTTGGGCATTCAATAACATCCGGGCTTTATCGGCATTATCGGGCCTTGGAATCACACGCTTGATGAGCTGCATAGCATTATCTACCAATACACCTGTTGGCTGACCATTTTCCATGAGAACTTCGCCCCCCGGTAGTTTCGAACCGGCGGTTACATTGGCTAATCGAAGGGCTTTGGAGTTCACAAACAGCGCATGACCATCTACGCGCATCAATGCGACCGGTATAGTTGGGAACGCAGCATCTAGTTTTTCTTTGGTTGGGAAAGCCTGACCAGGCCAGTCATTCTGGTCCCAACCCCGCCCAGTAAGCCACAGTACGTTTGGGTGAGTTTTATAAAACGTTTTCAATCGTTCAATCACTTCATCATACGATTCTGCGCCAACCAGGTCAGCCTGATCGAGTACTTGGCCCAGTCCCAGAAAGTGAGAATGGGGATCGAAAAAGCCAGGGTAAACGGGTTTTCCGGCAAGGTCGACTGTTGTGGTGGCATCATATTGATCGGCAAACGCTTGCCCTTTCCCTACTGCCAGAAATTTTCCATCACTAACCACAAACGCATCGGCAGTTGAAAAACTTGAATCTGCCGTATAAACGAGCGCATTCTTGACTAGTAAATCAGCTTTTTTTTTGAACGAACAGCCTGATAATAGGGCCGAAAGAGTAGAAAATAGCAGTAGAAGACGTTTCATGAGGATTACAAGGAAAGTATGCAAGATAAGGGAAAGGTGAATAAGCTGACGGGCCAATTGAAGATTCTCTTACTTTTGTCTTACTTGTTCTTCTCAACCTCGAATCAATGAAACTCAGCAGTTGGCTTCTTTTTGCTTGTCTTCCTCTTTCTGTCTTTGCTCAACAGCCCCAAAATGCCATCCAACGTGCTCAGCAACGCACTTTTACGCTCGCCACTCTTCCTCAACCGGGAGAGTTACTAACGCTTCCACAGGCGATTGAACAGGCAGTTGGCAAGAACTATCAAATCCATATTAACCGTTCGCTGGAGGAGATTGCCAAAAACAACTACACAAAAGGTAACGCAGGGTATTTGCCTTCCTTAACATTTAATGGTAATTCAAATGGCGGGGTTCAAAATTTTCGGCAAACATTCATTGGAGGATCGCCAGCGCCCAGAGAGGGGCGAGGTATTTTTAACCGTACGTCTAATTTGGGCCTAAACCTAAATTACACCATCTTCAATGGCTATTCTCGCCGGACAGTCTATACGCAGCTTCAACAGTTGCTACAGATAAGTACTGTGAATACCCGCGCGAACATAGAGGCTACCTTGGCCAGTGTAGCAACCAGCTATTACGATGTTGTTCGCCAATTGCAACGGCTGATAGCCTTTAGCCAGGCACTCGATATTTCACGTGAACGGCTGGAACTGGCCAAGGCGAATTACGAAGTTGGCACACGCTCGAAAGTTGATTTTTTGAGTGCTCAAGTTGATTATAATACCGATAGTGCGGCTCTACTTTCGCAGGAACAGGCGTTACGAAACGCAAAGATTGTTCTAAATAATGTGCTGATTCGTGATCCACAAACGGAGTTTGCCGTTCGGGACACAATCATTGCCCGGCCAAACTTGCAATTGCTTCCACTTCAACAATCGCTAACAACAAATAACCCATTACTTGCAGCGGCTGTCCTTAACCGCACAGTGGTTGGTCTTAATGTAGAATTAGCCAATGCAGCACAATTACCGCTCGTTACAGCCACGGCAGGATACAGTTACCAGTTCCAGGATAACCAGGGAGGATTTGGGGTGGAAACTGGCCGAACTAGTGCGCTTAACTATAACATAGTTGCCTCAATTCCGATTTTTAATGGCTATAACCTGAAACGCCAGATTCAGAATGCTCGTGTTAATACAATTATTGCTCAGGATCAGGAAGCCAACCAGCGACTCCAACTTCAAACGGCTCTGAGCCAGACCTATCAGGCTTATCAGAATAGTTTACAGCTGTTAAACCTGGAACTATTGAATAACCAATTAGCAAATCAGAACGTCGAGATTGCCTATGACCGTTACCGCATAGGCAATTCCACTTTTGTTGAGTTTCGCGATGTGCAACGTAATGCCATCAACGCACAAACCCGTCTGATTGAGGCCGAATTCAGTGCAAAAGCTGCTGAAATTGAATTGCTCCGTCTTAGTAGTACTATTACCCAGGATCTTGGACAGTAAGTAAGTGAAGTGGGTGAACTAAGTGAAGTAGTTGCTAGACGTGAACGCTATCTACTTCACTTAGTTCACCCACTTCACTTACTTCACCACCTTAATCTGGTCTTTCAGAAATTTCAGGAGCAATTTTTCAACGCCGTCAAGTCCAAAAGGGCTGCTTTGGCGGAATCTGGTTTTTTGTTTGATGTACGGATTCAAATCCTGGCATTCGTAGGCTTCCAGAATTTGCGGATGTACATAATGCTTTCGGCAAACAGTACGGGTGTTTCCTAATTGATGGGCTACTTCGTCCAGCACCGTGTTTACATTTTTCTTCAGATCTTTCTCCGTATCGCAAGGCTCCAGCTCAACTAGAAGCCGTAACGCGTTCACGGTTCCGGCCCATGTACGGAAATCTTTTGCCGAAAAATCATCGCCCATCGTATCGTGTAAATAATCATTCACCATACCCGAGTCGATAGAGTGGCGATCGCCGTTTGGATCGATATATTGAAATAACTCTTTTCCTGGAAGGTCTCTACAGGCTTTCACTAAGCGCGATAATCGCCGATCGTGGAGGGTAATGTCGTGGTAAATACCTTTTTTGCCTTTAAAGCTAAAGCGAGCCTCATTGCCCTCGAGCTTCACATGCCGGTTTTTAAGCGTTGTCAGGCCATAAGACCCATATTCTTTTTCGTAGGCGGCATTTCCTACCCTGATCAATGTTTGTTCCATCACGCTGAGCGCAATAGCAATTACTTTCTCCCGAGAAAGTGTACTGGTTTTCAGGTCTTTGGCCAGTCGTTCTCGAAGCAGCGGCAGTGCTTCACCAAAGGCCACCATTCGGAAAAATTTTGTTTCACTCCGAATGGCGTTCCACTTTGTATGGTAGCGGTATTGCTTCCGATTTTTGGTGTCGATGCCCGTTGCCTGTAAATGCCCATTGGCTTTGGGGCTGATCCAGACGCTTTCCCAAGCCGGTGGCAAGGTCATGCTTCGGATACGGGCTAATGTTGTTTCATCCTCAAGCGGGTTGCCTTTGGGATCGACGTAAGTAAAATGATTACCCACGCGCTGACGATGAATACCCGGCATTGTGTCGCTCATGTACACAAGCCGGGCGGCTCGGGCGGTCTGGACCGGATCGTGTGCTAATTCCAGTAAATTCACGTTCGTTGAGTAATTAATCGCTTCTTTTTTTTCCTATATGGAAAAGATAGAGTGAGTAACTGATTGCGGAAAGGATTGGTTAGGATAACGCTCCTTTTTTTCGGTGTAATGATAAGTTACACGATGCCAACGCGCCAGTCTGATGCTTTTCCGAAAAACCAGAGGGCAACTGTTGTAGCGTAATGGTAAAAATCGGTGGGATGAATAAGTGAGCCAAAGGCATCTGCTTTCGTAGCTAAGCCCATCATCATTGTCGCCATGACTACCCAGAGGCCACGTTTGTTACGTTGAAGTAAGGAAAATACGGCCATCAGCATCAGAACTAAAATACCTAATGAAGGAACAATAGGTGTAAAAACACGTACGTCGGGTAGTAATAGACTGATAAATAAACACAGCCCAATAAGTATAGTCGTTGTGAACGTTGTCAGGGACAGTTTTCGCTGATTCAGGAGGGCGTATACGGCGGTTACGACGCACACAACTCCCAGACTATCAGACAGTATAATCATAGATTGATGGAGCGGTTCGAGCGATTCATTACCAGCGAAATAAATTACTCCAATCAAAGCTGCCAGCGATGTTAATAGCAAAAAGAAACCCCATAACAGGCGGTTGAATAAGGAAATGCGTCCGAAAAAGTGCCAGAACACGCCGACGCCCGCCCCGGCCAGAATGGAGCCGGAAAGGATATGCGAAAAAATCATCACGTAATTTACGAAGTTTCGGCTACTTTTGCCCAACTTTTAAAGACGCAAGAAGGATAGATGAACCAGCAGGAAATCCCGCATCCCTTTATCTATTCGTCTTTTCTTACATAACCGTATCGCCAACGATTTCTAAAACCTGTCATGTCTGTTTTAGTCAACAAAGATTCTAAAGTTATCGTCCAGGGCTTTACTGGCTCGGAAGGCAGTTTTCATGCCCAGCAGATGATCGAATATGGTACCAGCGTTGTTGGGGGCGTAACACCTGGGAAAGGTGGCCAAACGCACCTCGACCGGCCCGTATTCAACACCGTTCAGCAGGCTGTTGAACAGGCTGGAGCCAATGTTTCCATCATTTTCGTGCCGCCTGCCTTTGCAGCTGACGCCATTATGGAAGCTGCTGAAGCCGGTATTAAGGTAATCATCTGTATTACTGAAGGTATTCCGACAGAAGACATGGTAGCTGTAAAAAACTACTTAGCCGATAAGGATGTACGGCTCATTGGGCCAAACTGCCCCGGTGTTATGACTGCCGAAGAATGTAAGGTGGGTATCATGCCTGGCTTTATCTTTAAGAAAGGCCGTATTGGTATCGTTTCCAAGTCGGGAACGCTTACCTACGAAGCTGTTGATCAGTTAACCAAAGCAGGTCTTGGGCAATCGACGGCTATTGGTATTGGGGGTGACCCAATCATCGGTACAACAACCAAACAGGCTGTTGAACTGCTCATGAACGACCCAGATACCGATGCAATTGTTATGATTGGCGAAATTGGTGGTGGCATGGAGGCTGAAGCCGCTCGCTGGATTAAAGCTGATGGCAATCGTAAACCTGTGGTTGGCTTCATTGCTGGTCAGACTGCCCCAAAAGGCCGCCGGATGGGGCACGCTGGTGCTATTGTTGGCGGAGCCGATGATACAGCAGCCGCTAAAATGGCCATTATGCGTGAATGTGGTATCCATGTTGTTGAGTCTCCTGCCCTTATTGGCGACACAATGCTGAAAGCGTTGGGAAAAAATTAATGAGTGAATGAGCGAATGAGTGAATTAGTGACGGTCCGACGCTTCGGTAATCGAATTCAAGATGAGTCAAGAGCGCTCCATGCGTTTTTTAGTGCACTCATTTACTCACCGAAGCGTTGGACCTTCATTCATTCACTCATTCTTCTTTTAATAGCTGACATCGTTATTGCCCAGCCTCGTACAACGGGCATTGGACCGGGGGGAGGTTATTATCCGGTCCACGATTTCCACGATGATTTTCAGGTATACGACGAACGGGCAAAAGCTTATGTTCCTTACATCATTGAACAACATGCCGATCAGACGGCCGTAAGCGTTTACGTAGATCTGGAAAGTAATCGACATTATCATTTGCTAATATCTACCCGGCAAGACGGGTATCTATTTCTCAATGCAGCGCTTAAGCGAAAACTCCGTGCTGGTAGTTGGCAGGTATTAAGTATTGATAGCCTATACCGAATCTATCGTCAGCCTGAACTATTTCTGACTATTTACGGAAGTCCAGGGCTTGCCGATAAGGAATTATTCATTGGTTACCCCAAATCTGCTACGCAGAAACCCGTTGTTCTTCGCGATGATAACCTAAGCGTACGGCCCCGTCCCCGAACTATATACGAAAATTTTCTGGGCCTGGGATTACTGTTTCTACTGGCTTCGCATGCTTTTTTGTTTACGTTTTACAACCGCGCTTTTCAGCGCTTTTATAGTTTACGTGATTTAGTCTCCATGCGGGCTCAGGATGACTCATTTCTCATCAATAGGCCCCTGAGCAGTACCAATACGTTGTTCGCTCTTAATTTAAGCTTTGTTATTGCCTATCTGATTGTTTTTGTTCAAAGTCGTAATTTAGATGTATTTGCTTCGCGAACATTGTTGCAGGGTGAACAACACCTGGGTTGGCTGGTAGGTGAGTTCTTTTTATTAAGCGGAGTAGCCTTTCTGAGCCTGATCGGTAAATACGTTGCTTTAGAAATAATGGGTGGGCTCTATAAATTACAGGAGGTTGTTAACGTTCATTATTTTAAAATATTACAGTCGTCTTTGTTGTTTTTTACGGCTCTAACCCTTCTTCTGGCCGTATTCGCTTACAATACATCAGCTACTACATGGTCGCAGAATGCACTATTATTACCATTGATCGGATTTTATGCTGCCCGCTTAACACTTTTATACTTCGTCATACGTAGTGTAGACCCTATCAAGAATCTTTATTTATTTTCGTACCTTTGTATCGTTGAATTGATTCCCCTCATCATCGGTTTGCGTTTTGCGCTGTGATGAATGAGTTTTCAGTCATCAGGATGCTGTTGACAGTCAGCAAATAAGTAAAGACTGT
Coding sequences:
- a CDS encoding DUF4271 domain-containing protein, which produces MSELVTVRRFGNRIQDESRALHAFFSALIYSPKRWTFIHSLILLLIADIVIAQPRTTGIGPGGGYYPVHDFHDDFQVYDERAKAYVPYIIEQHADQTAVSVYVDLESNRHYHLLISTRQDGYLFLNAALKRKLRAGSWQVLSIDSLYRIYRQPELFLTIYGSPGLADKELFIGYPKSATQKPVVLRDDNLSVRPRPRTIYENFLGLGLLFLLASHAFLFTFYNRAFQRFYSLRDLVSMRAQDDSFLINRPLSSTNTLFALNLSFVIAYLIVFVQSRNLDVFASRTLLQGEQHLGWLVGEFFLLSGVAFLSLIGKYVALEIMGGLYKLQEVVNVHYFKILQSSLLFFTALTLLLAVFAYNTSATTWSQNALLLPLIGFYAARLTLLYFVIRSVDPIKNLYLFSYLCIVELIPLIIGLRFAL
- a CDS encoding 3-oxoacyl-ACP synthase, with product MLNQQQEIKSALFALCEAYVQQRISTARQAMEDAQEAANSESKSSAGDKYETGRAMAQLERDRNAQLLAEAQKLGQELSRLNIDKNYETVQPGCLVSTNRGSFFVSMSAGKLTANGKDYFAISAASPIAVALAGRKVGDVATFNKMTYQVLDVY
- the sucD gene encoding succinate--CoA ligase subunit alpha; the encoded protein is MSVLVNKDSKVIVQGFTGSEGSFHAQQMIEYGTSVVGGVTPGKGGQTHLDRPVFNTVQQAVEQAGANVSIIFVPPAFAADAIMEAAEAGIKVIICITEGIPTEDMVAVKNYLADKDVRLIGPNCPGVMTAEECKVGIMPGFIFKKGRIGIVSKSGTLTYEAVDQLTKAGLGQSTAIGIGGDPIIGTTTKQAVELLMNDPDTDAIVMIGEIGGGMEAEAARWIKADGNRKPVVGFIAGQTAPKGRRMGHAGAIVGGADDTAAAKMAIMRECGIHVVESPALIGDTMLKALGKN
- a CDS encoding amidohydrolase, with translation MKRLLLLFSTLSALLSGCSFKKKADLLVKNALVYTADSSFSTADAFVVSDGKFLAVGKGQAFADQYDATTTVDLAGKPVYPGFFDPHSHFLGLGQVLDQADLVGAESYDEVIERLKTFYKTHPNVLWLTGRGWDQNDWPGQAFPTKEKLDAAFPTIPVALMRVDGHALFVNSKALRLANVTAGSKLPGGEVLMENGQPTGVLVDNAMQLIKRVIPRPDNADKARMLLNAQKACFALGLTTISDAGISPDEINLIDSLQQSGKLKIRDYAMISLGEPNMNYFLKRGPFQTDRLTVRAFKLYADGALGSRGACLRQPYSDRPETGGFLLLAPTELERVTKLLYASKFQANTHCIGDSANHLMLDLYGKLLKGKNDRRWRIEHAQVVSPEDVLKFGQYSIIPSVQPTHATSDMYWAADRLGPIRVKGAYAFNDLMKQNSLIAFGSDFPVEAVNPLFGFHSAVARQDAKNFPEGGYQMENAVDRKSALLAMTRWAAYANFEDQLRGCIAPGKQADFVVLDQDIMTVPNQKIRQTKVKQTWIGGERVF
- a CDS encoding TolC family protein, with translation MKLSSWLLFACLPLSVFAQQPQNAIQRAQQRTFTLATLPQPGELLTLPQAIEQAVGKNYQIHINRSLEEIAKNNYTKGNAGYLPSLTFNGNSNGGVQNFRQTFIGGSPAPREGRGIFNRTSNLGLNLNYTIFNGYSRRTVYTQLQQLLQISTVNTRANIEATLASVATSYYDVVRQLQRLIAFSQALDISRERLELAKANYEVGTRSKVDFLSAQVDYNTDSAALLSQEQALRNAKIVLNNVLIRDPQTEFAVRDTIIARPNLQLLPLQQSLTTNNPLLAAAVLNRTVVGLNVELANAAQLPLVTATAGYSYQFQDNQGGFGVETGRTSALNYNIVASIPIFNGYNLKRQIQNARVNTIIAQDQEANQRLQLQTALSQTYQAYQNSLQLLNLELLNNQLANQNVEIAYDRYRIGNSTFVEFRDVQRNAINAQTRLIEAEFSAKAAEIELLRLSSTITQDLGQ
- a CDS encoding DNA topoisomerase IB, whose protein sequence is MNLLELAHDPVQTARAARLVYMSDTMPGIHRQRVGNHFTYVDPKGNPLEDETTLARIRSMTLPPAWESVWISPKANGHLQATGIDTKNRKQYRYHTKWNAIRSETKFFRMVAFGEALPLLRERLAKDLKTSTLSREKVIAIALSVMEQTLIRVGNAAYEKEYGSYGLTTLKNRHVKLEGNEARFSFKGKKGIYHDITLHDRRLSRLVKACRDLPGKELFQYIDPNGDRHSIDSGMVNDYLHDTMGDDFSAKDFRTWAGTVNALRLLVELEPCDTEKDLKKNVNTVLDEVAHQLGNTRTVCRKHYVHPQILEAYECQDLNPYIKQKTRFRQSSPFGLDGVEKLLLKFLKDQIKVVK